The following are encoded together in the Anabrus simplex isolate iqAnaSimp1 chromosome 5, ASM4041472v1, whole genome shotgun sequence genome:
- the LOC136874104 gene encoding uncharacterized protein — protein sequence MQNNRETGPPKMSENRDSFEFSVGMSGFSLKAQGKVTALLSAMMSIGALTVAAYFAQEAFIPIMKKRMRLEGGEDETQSRSIKFHSDEEDEEDKPTRTLRTRARRSAPVLDELAEADRVEVRSQNETREEMQVVERKRPVYVAAGISLVAVATSIYFGRKAWLNLAGRVSRLPRSE from the exons ATGCAGAACAACAGGGAAACAG GTCCACCCAAGATGTCAGAAAATAGAGATTCATTCGAGTTCTCTGTAGGTATGAGTGGCTTCTCCCTTAAAGCTCAGGGTAAAGTCACAGCCCTTCTTTCAGCAATGATGTCAATAGGAGCTTTAACAGTTGCTGCTTACTTTGCCCAGGAAGCTTTTATTCctataatgaagaaaagaatgagaTTGGAAGGAGGTGAGGATGAAACACAATCACGGAGTATAAAATTTCATTCAGATGAAGAGGACGAGGAAGATAAACCTACAAGAACACTTAGAACTCGTGCAAGGCGAAGTGCTCCTGTGCTTGATGAACTCGCTGAGGCTGATAGAGTAGAGGTCAGGAGCCAAAACGAAACAAGGGAGGAAATGCAAGTAGTAGAAAGGAAGAGGCCTGTATATGTCGCTGCAGGCATCTCTCTCGTTGCTGTAGCAACATCCATTTATTTTGGACGGAAGGCATGGCTAAATCTCGCTGGCCGGGTATCAAGATTGCCTCGTTCAGAGTAG